CATGTCACTAACCATTGTTGGGTTACTaagcattttccttttattttatttttaaaacaagaaatcaaagttACATCATTGGTTATCAAATTGGGAACAATATAGTAAGAGAAAAATCTTTGGGTtattactctctctctctctctctctctctctctgtgatcAGTTCACCAGTCGGCAATTCAGTCTCACTTCACCATCCTCAATCACGCCAACATTTCCAAGTTTCACCATAGAAGCTGCAAACTCCTTAAAGAACAAACTTTGATCCTCAGCAAATGATTCAACAATCCATCTAGTCCTGTAATCACTAAACAATGCTTGATCCGATCCAAACACGCCCTTTCCTGCCACTACTTGCTTGTAATAATCATTATCAAAAGTTGAGGAAGTTGAGTCCAACAACTCTCCGGCAGTGCGATCCCTGTTTGGTTTTGGGCATTTCTTTCTTAGCTTTTGAGCAAATTCATTGTTCATGCTTGGATCAACATCATGCAATGAAGTAAAATTTCGAAGCCGGGattcaaaagaagaacaatGTGAGAACCCAAGAGTGTGGCCGCCAGATAGGGCAACCAATTCTTTAACACCCAAGCCCCTCCTAACAAAGCTTTGGATCAATTGGGATACGTTGAAAGTTGGAGCTGGTAAGTTGATGGTCTCGTTAGCTCTTGAAACCCTGCCATCTTTCCTCCCTTTTAGCACATTCCAGTAAGGACCTCCGGACTATCAAGAAATAAACAATGTACATATTATTCTTGTATACATAAACATTTGTCAGGCAACATAAATTTAGTAACATAAACGTACGGGACGTACCATGGTAACTACGTCTCTTGCGGCAATGCCAATGATATCAGCACAAGAAACAGTGCGTGGACATGCCATTTCTAGCTTAGCTTTGGCATCGTCGATCACGTAGAATGATCGGACTGAGATATTGGGAGGACCATCTTTTTCTGCTTGGTTACCTGGGGTTGAGTCTAGCAGCAACGATGCATCACATCCCTAAGTAACCAATAAGCAAACACAAGCTAATTATACACCTTACCctacattaat
The Prunus dulcis chromosome 2, ALMONDv2, whole genome shotgun sequence DNA segment above includes these coding regions:
- the LOC117619558 gene encoding peroxidase 66; its protein translation is MAMYAPKTILFHTLICLLLTMASQSKASFNSNYYHQTCPQAEKIILQTVYNASMHDPKVPARILRMFFHDCFIRGCDASLLLDSTPGNQAEKDGPPNISVRSFYVIDDAKAKLEMACPRTVSCADIIGIAARDVVTMSGGPYWNVLKGRKDGRVSRANETINLPAPTFNVSQLIQSFVRRGLGVKELVALSGGHTLGFSHCSSFESRLRNFTSLHDVDPSMNNEFAQKLRKKCPKPNRDRTAGELLDSTSSTFDNDYYKQVVAGKGVFGSDQALFSDYRTRWIVESFAEDQSLFFKEFAASMVKLGNVGVIEDGEVRLNCRLVN